A window of Cohnella herbarum contains these coding sequences:
- a CDS encoding ATP-dependent DNA helicase, translated as MPDLIALSVRGLVEYVFRGGSLDSGFRTWSTLAEGTKAHQKIQKQYGESDRKEVYVSAEIPYEELLFVVDGRCDGLLVGEDGGITIDEIKSTARDVGAMTAEDSYPVHWAQAKFYAYMFAKDKGLDRIRVRLTYVQVDTEEQRRFEQEVGMEELERYVTDIVQSYAPYARLLERNRESRDISIAGLPFPFPQYREGQRKLVGSVYKSIDEGRKLFAKAPTGIGKTISTLYPTIKAIGLGKVQHLFYLTARTITRLAAEDALSLMKAQGLHLRSVTITAKDKICFQDEVDCRPDKCPYADGYYDRINGAILDLLGNETLMNREVIEKYARKHSVCPFEMSLDAAYGADAVICDYNYVFDPRVSLKRMTGEHKHQTVLLVDEAHNLIDRAREMYSAALDKRNFMELEREFKGVRKEIHAAAKAINKWFIACKKQGNGQVIVTKEKPDELLELVEEFTVQAERELAGSGSDMGNATLLETYFDAMSFIRIGKLYDDSYITYTEMTRNDVRLKMFCLNPAYLLRQMGKGFRSHVFFSATLSPLNYFMDMLGAEEEDYSVTLGSPFAKEQWEVSIVPLSTRYADRERTKARLVNELRRLTMERRGNYLIFFPSYEYMNGVYGEFVAANEETLPTLLQTPDMSEEERERFLAAFSPDNDRTLIGFAVMGGIFSEGIDLVGDRLSGVAVVGVGMPQIGLERNLIKGYFDEEGRNGFDYAYVYPGINKVLQAGGRLIRSDKDRGVLALIDDRYTQPQYSRLLPEEWRG; from the coding sequence ATGCCAGATTTGATAGCTCTTTCCGTAAGGGGCTTAGTCGAGTACGTTTTTCGCGGTGGCAGCCTCGATTCCGGATTTCGGACATGGAGTACCCTTGCGGAAGGTACGAAAGCCCATCAGAAAATACAAAAGCAGTACGGCGAGTCGGATCGGAAGGAAGTATACGTGAGCGCGGAGATTCCTTACGAGGAACTCCTTTTCGTCGTGGACGGACGCTGCGATGGGCTGCTTGTCGGCGAGGATGGCGGCATAACGATCGACGAAATCAAATCGACGGCGCGAGACGTGGGAGCGATGACGGCGGAGGATTCGTATCCCGTTCATTGGGCGCAGGCTAAATTTTACGCATACATGTTCGCCAAAGATAAAGGCTTGGATCGCATTCGAGTTAGGCTGACCTATGTTCAAGTGGATACGGAGGAGCAACGAAGATTCGAGCAAGAGGTCGGAATGGAGGAACTGGAGCGCTACGTCACGGATATCGTCCAAAGCTATGCTCCTTACGCGCGGTTGCTTGAACGTAACCGGGAATCTAGAGACATAAGCATCGCCGGCTTGCCTTTTCCTTTCCCTCAATACCGCGAAGGACAAAGGAAGCTTGTCGGCTCTGTGTACAAGTCGATCGACGAAGGGCGGAAATTGTTCGCCAAAGCTCCGACGGGCATCGGGAAAACGATATCGACTTTGTATCCGACGATTAAAGCGATCGGACTGGGCAAGGTTCAGCATCTCTTCTATTTAACGGCCAGGACGATAACGAGATTGGCTGCGGAGGATGCCTTGTCGCTCATGAAAGCTCAAGGGCTTCATCTGCGTTCCGTCACGATTACGGCTAAGGACAAGATCTGTTTTCAAGACGAAGTAGATTGTCGACCGGATAAGTGTCCTTACGCCGACGGTTATTATGATCGGATTAACGGCGCGATTCTGGATTTGCTGGGCAACGAAACGCTAATGAATCGGGAAGTTATCGAGAAATACGCTCGTAAGCACTCCGTTTGTCCATTCGAGATGTCCCTGGATGCGGCATATGGGGCGGATGCGGTTATTTGCGACTACAACTACGTATTCGATCCGCGAGTTTCCTTGAAAAGGATGACGGGAGAGCATAAGCATCAGACCGTTCTATTGGTGGACGAGGCGCATAACTTGATCGACCGAGCAAGGGAGATGTATTCCGCCGCGTTGGATAAGAGAAATTTTATGGAGCTGGAGCGGGAGTTCAAAGGGGTTCGCAAAGAGATTCATGCCGCCGCCAAAGCGATCAACAAGTGGTTTATCGCATGCAAGAAACAGGGGAATGGGCAGGTTATCGTTACGAAAGAGAAGCCGGACGAGTTGCTGGAGTTGGTCGAGGAGTTTACCGTGCAGGCGGAGCGGGAGCTTGCGGGAAGCGGTTCGGATATGGGAAACGCGACGTTATTGGAAACGTACTTCGACGCTATGAGCTTCATTAGAATCGGCAAGCTTTATGATGATAGCTATATCACCTATACCGAGATGACCCGAAACGATGTTCGGTTGAAAATGTTTTGTCTGAACCCGGCCTATCTGCTCAGACAGATGGGGAAGGGCTTTCGTTCGCACGTGTTCTTCTCCGCGACGCTGTCCCCGTTAAACTACTTCATGGACATGTTAGGAGCGGAGGAAGAGGACTATTCCGTGACGCTTGGATCGCCCTTCGCTAAGGAACAGTGGGAGGTTTCGATCGTGCCTCTGTCTACGAGATACGCGGATCGGGAGCGGACGAAGGCTCGGCTAGTGAACGAGCTGCGGCGATTGACGATGGAGCGGCGCGGCAATTATCTAATCTTCTTCCCCTCTTACGAGTACATGAACGGCGTTTACGGGGAATTTGTCGCCGCGAATGAAGAAACGCTGCCTACTTTGCTGCAGACGCCCGATATGTCGGAGGAGGAAAGGGAGCGATTTCTCGCTGCTTTCTCCCCGGATAACGACCGGACGTTGATCGGGTTCGCGGTGATGGGAGGTATTTTCTCCGAAGGGATCGACCTGGTGGGCGATCGGTTGAGCGGAGTGGCGGTAGTGGGAGTCGGAATGCCGCAGATCGGCTTGGAGCGGAATCTGATTAAGGGCTATTTCGACGAAGAAGGGCGTAACGGCTTCGATTACGCCTACGTATACCCCGGCATCAACAAAGTGCTGCAGGCAGGAGGAAGGCTGATCCGTTCGGATAAAGATCGGGGAGTGCTCGCGCTCATCGACGACCGGTATACGCAGCCGCAGTATTCGCGGTTGCTGCCGGAGGAGTGGCGGGGGTGA
- a CDS encoding ATP-binding cassette domain-containing protein, translating into MGNQISSGARLRVRNATKKFEDKSVLQGVDLDIPAGQFVAIIGRSGCGKSTLLRLIAGLDSPTEGELAVDEDPIQSIREDTRMLFQDARLMPWRRAVENVQVGVKSKDKGKALDALEQVGLADRAHDWPGVLSGGQRQRVALARALAGSPRLLLLDEPLGALDALTRIDMQELIEGLWSDQRFTAVLVTHDVSEAVALADRVILIENGRIALDLDITLDRPRERDSGFAHFEKLILDRILERNESDYSRNKKLTYSI; encoded by the coding sequence ATGGGAAATCAAATTTCGTCGGGGGCTCGTCTCCGCGTTCGAAACGCAACCAAGAAATTCGAGGATAAGAGCGTATTGCAGGGTGTCGACCTTGATATTCCGGCAGGTCAATTCGTCGCCATCATCGGGCGAAGCGGTTGCGGAAAAAGTACGTTGCTACGATTGATCGCAGGGTTGGATAGTCCGACCGAGGGCGAACTCGCGGTGGATGAAGACCCTATCCAGAGCATCCGCGAGGATACGCGAATGCTCTTCCAAGACGCGCGGTTGATGCCTTGGCGAAGAGCCGTCGAGAACGTGCAAGTCGGCGTCAAATCGAAGGATAAGGGCAAAGCTCTGGATGCCCTGGAGCAAGTCGGCCTTGCCGATCGCGCGCATGACTGGCCCGGCGTATTGTCCGGCGGACAGCGCCAACGCGTTGCCCTGGCAAGAGCGCTTGCCGGGTCGCCGCGATTGCTGCTGCTCGACGAGCCCTTGGGTGCGCTCGATGCCCTTACCCGCATCGACATGCAGGAGTTGATCGAGGGCTTGTGGAGCGATCAGCGCTTCACCGCCGTTCTGGTTACCCACGACGTCAGCGAAGCGGTTGCTTTAGCCGATCGCGTAATCCTAATCGAGAACGGGCGTATCGCTCTCGACCTAGACATCACGCTAGACCGGCCGCGCGAACGGGATAGCGGCTTCGCTCATTTCGAGAAGCTCATACTCGATCGGATTCTCGAGCGCAACGAAAGCGATTATAGCAGGAACAAGAAGCTAACGTATTCGATATAA
- a CDS encoding sensor histidine kinase, protein MRKTITEQNLLFLLSLLAFLAGVAMIWIYFAPEKSVPAPVNRMTLTDDMKEYWVNLQMDVLPDEEGKWTFEEAASPSFSDRYRPASGQSAFGLSAKTYWMRVTFENRSAREQWVLRLMNPVVDEFDIFIREEVENRIPDHYWSQKIHLPSNQSITLYMRATTDGSMILPVQLLEENAFRDQQRNEYILFGLYYGFVLLMAAYIFAMFIFMRIITYLYYSIYLGFFALSQLVWNGLLQEILGPNHWLLTLLLDLFNNYEGVFLFLFIFCLWFVLLFLDKILQLETYAPLMRSAFRMLYVISPMILAGLLFHWPGFSSIAIYYEMLVTVVLSIAIFRSVYKGNRAARYTVLGLIAIIGLALPSVLYTFSLMDFSTLTHYGYQMGSIAEFIILAFALSYQAKQNQMEKEKAQQQMIANQEKLVRTLERWNEELEFTVEERTEKLVQSQKERNELLQNISHDIRSPLTVVQGGIRAMILGIEVEPGDKNKYLEKIYEKVLYITRFIDDLFQLSRYDQNQNDATVDTVQVREWIEREFGIQAEDIRMTGRQCESSISAEGRGELTIDQHSIRRVLSNLVHNACKFSPSGSVVKLEAVLGLQEIRISVKDNGEGIAAEHINQVFNRSNRGGQTGISTGSGLGLAIAKAIVERHGGKIGVESIEGGGSRFFFALPLEPLNAEDRIRNDKDCLAK, encoded by the coding sequence ATGAGAAAGACAATCACGGAGCAAAACTTGTTGTTTCTTCTATCCCTATTGGCCTTTCTCGCGGGCGTCGCGATGATATGGATCTATTTCGCGCCCGAAAAGTCGGTCCCTGCTCCCGTAAATCGGATGACGTTGACCGATGACATGAAGGAGTATTGGGTTAACCTGCAGATGGATGTTCTTCCGGATGAAGAAGGAAAGTGGACATTCGAAGAAGCGGCTTCCCCGTCCTTTAGTGATCGTTATCGGCCCGCGTCGGGACAATCGGCCTTCGGCTTATCCGCCAAAACCTATTGGATGAGGGTAACTTTCGAGAACCGATCCGCTCGCGAGCAGTGGGTATTGCGCTTAATGAACCCGGTGGTGGACGAGTTTGATATTTTTATAAGGGAAGAAGTCGAAAACAGAATTCCGGATCACTACTGGTCGCAAAAGATTCATCTGCCTTCCAATCAATCGATAACGCTCTATATGAGGGCGACTACGGACGGTTCCATGATTTTGCCGGTTCAATTACTGGAGGAGAACGCGTTCAGGGATCAGCAGCGGAATGAATATATTTTGTTCGGCTTGTACTATGGTTTCGTGTTGCTTATGGCTGCATATATATTCGCCATGTTTATATTCATGCGCATAATCACTTATCTGTATTACTCGATATATCTCGGATTCTTCGCGTTATCTCAACTCGTGTGGAACGGGCTGCTGCAAGAGATTCTCGGACCGAACCATTGGCTTCTTACTCTTCTGCTTGATCTATTTAATAACTACGAAGGCGTATTCTTGTTTCTCTTTATCTTTTGCCTATGGTTCGTGCTTCTGTTTCTGGATAAAATTCTGCAATTGGAAACGTATGCTCCGCTTATGCGCTCCGCATTCAGGATGCTTTACGTGATTTCGCCTATGATACTCGCGGGATTACTGTTTCATTGGCCGGGTTTCTCCTCTATTGCTATTTATTATGAAATGCTGGTAACCGTCGTGCTATCCATAGCTATTTTCAGGAGCGTGTATAAAGGGAATCGTGCGGCGAGGTATACCGTTCTCGGGCTCATTGCGATTATCGGTTTGGCCTTGCCTTCCGTACTCTATACGTTTAGCTTAATGGATTTTAGCACGCTTACCCATTACGGGTATCAAATGGGTTCCATTGCGGAATTTATCATACTGGCATTCGCGCTGTCTTACCAAGCCAAACAAAACCAGATGGAAAAAGAGAAGGCGCAGCAGCAGATGATCGCCAACCAAGAGAAGCTGGTCCGGACGTTGGAGCGTTGGAACGAAGAACTGGAGTTCACCGTTGAAGAGCGCACGGAGAAGCTCGTACAATCCCAGAAGGAGCGTAACGAGCTGTTGCAGAACATTTCCCATGACATCCGCTCTCCGCTAACCGTCGTGCAAGGGGGAATTCGCGCGATGATCCTCGGAATTGAAGTCGAGCCGGGGGATAAGAACAAGTACTTGGAGAAAATCTACGAGAAGGTTCTCTACATTACCCGGTTTATAGACGATCTGTTCCAGCTTAGCCGATATGATCAAAATCAGAACGATGCGACGGTCGACACCGTCCAGGTTCGGGAATGGATAGAACGTGAATTCGGCATTCAAGCTGAAGATATACGAATGACCGGCAGGCAATGCGAGTCGAGCATATCCGCGGAAGGCCGGGGAGAGCTGACGATTGACCAGCATAGCATTCGCAGAGTGCTTTCCAACCTGGTTCATAACGCTTGCAAATTTTCGCCCTCCGGTAGCGTAGTTAAGCTTGAAGCGGTATTAGGTTTGCAAGAAATACGGATAAGCGTAAAGGATAACGGCGAAGGAATCGCCGCGGAGCATATCAATCAAGTATTTAACCGTTCTAATCGGGGAGGTCAAACGGGGATTTCTACCGGGAGCGGCTTAGGGCTAGCCATTGCGAAGGCAATCGTCGAGCGGCATGGAGGGAAGATTGGAGTGGAAAGCATAGAAGGCGGAGGAAGCCGTTTTTTCTTTGCTTTGCCCTTGGAGCCATTGAATGCAGAAGATCGGATCAGGAACGATAAGGATTGTTTGGCAAAATGA